A region from the Arachis ipaensis cultivar K30076 chromosome B01, Araip1.1, whole genome shotgun sequence genome encodes:
- the LOC107616040 gene encoding kunitz trypsin inhibitor 1-like — MLIKLFVSLAIYIGLLITILSSIEPSSSSSDANSAVLDTQGNKIQSGVEYYVKPAITDDVGGYVTLIDRFCNNGSCPLCIGQQNVVGASRFSIKFTPFIEGESMVRENRDFKALTLCVQSTEWKVGDQESVKRLIVACDGDDDQGLLKGFFRIEKGNLGIYYFVWCPLEVCPNCRLNCSYVGSWIDENGNRFLALGANSTLPLIFEKVNDLSS; from the coding sequence ATGTTGATAAAGTTATTTGTAAGCCTTGCAATCTACATAGGGCTACTTATAACTATTCTCTCATCGATTGAACCATCATCAAGTAGTAGTGATGCAAATTCTGCAGTTCTTGACACACAAGGTAACAAAATTCAAAGTGGTGTTGAGTACTATGTTAAGCCTGCAATCACAGATGATGTTGGTGGCTATGTCACATTGATTGATAGATTTTGTAATAATGGTTCATGCCCTTTGTGTATTGGCCAACAAAATGTTGTCGGGGCCTCAAGATTTTCTATAAAGTTTACACCTTTCATTGAAGGGGAGAGTATGGTTAGAGAAAACAGAGATTTCAAGGCGTTGACTTTATGTGTTCAGTCAACGGAATGGAAGGTTGGGGATCAAGAGAGTGTGAAGAGGTTGATTGTGGCatgtgatggtgatgatgatcaagGATTATTAAAGGGTTTCTTCAGAATTGAAAAGGGTAATTTGGGTATTTACTATTTTGTATGGTGTCCATTAGAAGTGTGTCCTAATTGTAGGTTGAATTGTTCATATGTTGGTTCTTGGATTGATGAGAATGGAAATAGGTTCTTGGCTTTGGGTGCTAATAGCACTCTTCCTCTGATCTTTGAGAAGGTTAATGATTTATCTAGCTAG
- the LOC107639295 gene encoding NDR1/HIN1-like protein 6: MADNQRIHPDIEASPRPSAPLVPGNIAKSENGDPNNSPLPPPLPQRTLPVMHSKPPRRRRSCCCRFLCCTFTTLLILIIAIAITAGILFLAFRPKIPKYSVDKLRITEFNFSSGTNILSVTSNVRITARNPNKKIGIYYEGGSHISAWYSGSQLCEGSMIKFYQGHKNTTVLDLPLRGQIQDASGLVSKIQQQIQDTNNIPLDIKVKQPVRVKFGKLKLFKVNFRVRCKLVVDSLSANNDIKISSSSCKFRFRL; the protein is encoded by the coding sequence ATGGCGGATAATCAAAGAATTCACCCGGATATTGAGGCTTCACCTAGACCGTCGGCGCCGTTAGTCCCCGGAAACATTGCGAAATCCGAGAACGGCGATCCGAATAATAGCCCTCTACCACCACCACTTCCTCAAAGAACCTTGCCAGTGATGCATTCAAAGCCaccaaggagaagaagaagctgtTGCTGTAGATTCTTATGTTGCACATTCACAACACTCCTGATTCTCATCATTGCCATAGCAATCACTGCTGGAATCTTGTTCCTAGCATTCAGGCCAAAGATTCCAAAGTACTCAGTTGACAAACTCAGAATCACAGAGTTCAATTTCTCTAGTGGCACTAACATTCTCTCTGTCACTTCCAATGTTAGAATCACTGCTAGAAATCCAAACAAGAAAATTGGGATCTATTATGAAGGTGGGAGCCACATAAGTGCATGGTATAGTGGTTCTCAACTTTGTGAAGGGTCTATGATAAAATTCTATCAAGGTCATAAGAATACTACTGTTCTTGATTTGCCACTCAGAGGCCAAATTCAAGATGCAAGTGGATTAGTTAGCAAGATTCAGCAGCAGATTCAAGATACCAATAATATCCCTCTAGATATTAAGGTCAAACAGCCAGTTAGGGTTAAATTTGGAAAATTGAAGCTTTTTAAGGTCAATTTCAGGGTTAGGTGCAAGCTTGTGGTGGATAGCCTTAGTGCTAACAATGATATTAAGATTTCAAGCAGCAGCTGTAAGTTCAGGTTTAGACTATGA